A region of the Corynebacterium endometrii genome:
CACTAGGAGGAATGTGAGCCGCATCTGCGCGAGCAGGTTCCCCATGGTCTTATCCAATGTGGGCGAGCCGATTGCCGCGACCAACGCGCGGTGGAAACGCTGATTAATGGCGCTGACTTCGGCCGCATCGCCCGCATCGCGTGCCGCGATAGCGCTTCGTGTCAGCTCCACCAGGGCCTTGCTATCTATCCCCTCTCCCCAGCGGACGGCGGAAGGCTCAATGGCTGCGCGCGCACGGTAGAGATCCCGGACGTAATCGGCGTTAGGGGTGGCGATGAAGACTCCACGGTTTTTGATGCGTTCTACCAGCCCCTCCGAATGAAGCATGGCAAAGGCCTCGCGCAGGGTATTGCGTGAGCATTCAAAGCGCTGGGAGATCTTAATCTCACTCAGCTGCTGGCCGGGCTGGAAATCGCCGTCGGAAATTGCCTCGCGGATCGCCGAAGCAACGGTCAGTGCAAGCATGCCGCTAAGCATAACCCACGCCGCCCGGTGCCCTTGACCGCGCCTTGTGGCTCCAGGTGCACGCCTTTGGCATCCCCGTCGCGCAAAGGCCGCGCGCCGGACCCGGAGCCCAGACACCCGGGCGCTAGCCGATGGTCGCGATGACCGTATCCGGATTTACCCGCTGGCCGGCCTCGACCTCGATCTTAAGGGTGCCGGACGCCGGGGCCTTGATTTTGGATTCCATCTTCATCGCCTCGATCGTGGCAATCTCCTGGCCCTGTACTACCTCGGCGCCGTCCTCGACGTCCCAGGCAATCAGGTTGCCCTCATACGGGGAGCTGACCGCCCCCTCGCCGGCGGCGCCATTGCCACCGCCTGCGTCCTGGCCGGCCGGGGCCGCGCCGCCGGCGGAGCTAGCCGCGGCCAGCAGCTCAACCGGCAGACCCAAGGTGTGGAGCTTGCCGTCTATCTCGATGGCCATGGTCTGGCGCTTGGAATAGATGGCCTCGACATGGTCGCCGCCGGCTAGCGCGGGGGCACGCCAGTTTTGATCAACCCAGTCCGTGTACACGCCAAAGCTTTCACCGTCCGCAGCCAATACGGGGTTGTCCAGCATGTCGCGGTGGAATGGGAGCACGGTGCGCACCCCGGTGATCTCGAATTCCTTGAGGGCCTGGCGGGCGCGCGTGATTGCCACCTCGCGGGTTGGGCCCCACACGACCAGCTTCGCGATCAGCGAATCGTAGTACGGCGGCACGATGGATCCGGAGCGCACGGCCGCGTCCACACGGATGCCGGGTCCGGTGGGCGGCTCAAAGGAGACCACGGTGCCCGGGCACGGCGCGAAACCGTTGAGGATGTCTTCGGCGTTGATACGGAACTCGAAGGCATGGCCATGGGCCGCGGGATCCTCGGTAATGCTCAGCGGTTCGCCGGCGGCAATGCGGAATTGCTCGGCGATGATGTCCACGCCGGTCACGGCCTCGGTCACCGGGTGCTCTACCTGCACGCGGGTGTTGACCTCAAGGAAGGAGATGGTGCCGTCCTCGGAGACTATGAACTCCACGGTGCCCGCGCCGGTGTAGCCGGAACGGGCGCAAATGTCACGGGCGCCTGAAATCAGGGAAGCGCGCTGCTCGTCGGTCAGAAAAGGGGCCGGGGCCTCCTCGATGAGCTTCTGGAAGCGGCGCTGGGTGGAGCAATCACGGGTGCCCACAACCACGACGTTGCCGTGGTTGTCAGCCAACACCTGGGCCTCCACGTGGCGCGGCTTGGTGAGGAATTTCTCTACGTAGCATTCGGCGCGGCCAAACGCCTCCATGGCCTCGCGGCCGGCGGAGTTAAAGGCCCCCTCAATCGCCTCGAGGTCATCAACCACCTTGAGCCCCCGGCCGCCTCCGCCGTACGCCGCCTTGATGGCAATGGGCAGGCCGTGTTCCTCGGCGAAGGTGCGCGCCTCCTGCCAATCATCGATGGGGTCAGAGGTTCCGGGTGCCAGCGGGGCGCCCACCTCCTCCGCCACGCGGCGGGCGGCGATCTTGTCCCCGAGGAGATCGATGGCTTCGGGGGACGGGCCAATCCAGGTCAGCCCCGCGCCGATGACGGTGCGGGCGAATTCGGAGTTTTCAGATAGGAAGCCATAACCCGGGTGCACGGCATCGGCACCGGCGCGCACGGCGATATCCAGCAGGGCGGGGACGTTCATGTACGTCTCACCGGCGGAATTGCCCGGCAGGGCGTATGCCTCATCGGCCACCACGGTGTGCAGCGCGCCCGCATCAGCCTCGGAATAAACGGCGATGGATTTGATGCCAAGGTCGCGGGCCACACGCGCGATGCGCACGGCAATCTCGCCGCGGTTGGCAATCAATACGGTTGAAATAGCCATGTCTTACTCTCCTACTAGGTCAAAAGTCACGCGCGCACCCGGCGGAAGCTGGGCCGCAATGTCCATATCCTCATCCAGCACGGTGGCGATCACCGGGTATCCTCCGGTCACGGCGTGGTCACGCATGAAAACCACGGGTTTTCCGTTCGGTGGCACCTGGATAGAGCCGGCCACCATCCCCTCAGAGGGCAGCTCTCCTTCGCGGCTGCGTTCGATGACCGTCTCGGCATCGAAGCGCAGGCCCACGCGGTTGGAATCCGGGCTGACGGTCCAGGTGGATTCCGTCAAAGCGGCGGCCCCCTTGGCGAACCAGTCATCGCGCGGGCCGGCCACGCAACGCAACACCGCCGTGGTGGTGCGCCCCTCCTGCCGTACCCGCAGGGGGTTGGACAGCTGGGTGTCCGTGTTGCCCCGGCTAAAGGGCATGGTGCCTATGACGTCCCCCACCTTGACCGGGTCTGGGCCCAGCCCGGAAAGAACGTCCGTGGCGGATGAGCCAAGTTCGATGTCCGCGACGATGCCGCCGCGCACCGCCACGTAGGAGCGCATCCCGGCCTCGGCGCGGTGGATCCTCACGGTTTGCCCGGCGGTCACCAAGATGGGGCGCGCCAAGTGAACCGGGTATCCGCCCAGCGTGACCTTGCACAACGCGCCGGTAACCGCGATGACGGTATCCGTCAGTGCGGTCAGCGTCATGCCGCCGATGTTTTCTAACACCGTGTCCCCGCGCGCGTTGCCCACCGCGATATTCGCCGTTGCCGCCGCGGCGCGATCGGCAGCGCCGGACGGGCTCACGCCAAGGTCCCCGCGGCCAGGGCGGCCTAGGTCCTGGTAGAGGGTAAGAAGGCCGGCATCCTCGACGCGCAGGCGCGGAAGGCGCGGCGGGGTCCGCTGCGCGGCGGCATCATCATCGATGAATTCGGGGAGGGAGTCCACGGCGCGGTAGCGCACGCGATCCCCCGGCTGCACCAGCGCCGGCGGCTGGGCGTGCGAGTTCCACATCGGCGTGGAGGTGCGCCCCAGCAGCTGCCAGCCGCCCGGGGAGGTACGCGGGTAGACCGCGGAGAATTCCCCGGCGATTCCCACCGCGCCGGCGGGCACCGCGGTGCGGGGGTTGGAGCGCCGCGGCACGGACCGCGCATCCTTACCGTCCGCCGCCACGCAATACGTAAAGCCCGGGGCAAATCCGCCGAAGGCGGCGGTCCACGTGGTGGACGTGTGCCAGTCGATGACGCCCTCGCGGGAGATTCCCATGAGCCCCGCCACCTCATCGAGATCCTCACCGTCGTAGAGGACGTCGATATCTACGGTCCTTGGTTCCTCGACTCGGTGCGCGGGCGGGGTGAAGTCCTTCAGGTGCTCCGCCGCCGCGGTGGCCGACATGGGCGCCTCGAAGGTCAGCAGCACGGTGGTGGCCGCCGCGATGCAGTCCACCTGGTTCTTCAAGGGGCGCTGGCTCAACGCCGCGTGCCACGCCATCACCTGATCCAGTCCGTCAAGGTCAAGCAGCAGGGCGCGGGTGCCTACCGGGTGAATACGCATCTAGGCAAAGCTCCGAATCTCAACGCCTTCCTCGGCGAGCTTGGCCACAACCCCGCGGAGCATCTCCACGGCGCCCGGGGAGTCACCATGGGTGCAGACGGACTGGGCATCGACTGACAAAACCGTCCCGTCAATCGCCGTGATGGAGCCGTTATCGGCGATCTGGAGCACGCGCTCAACCACCGCCTGCGGATCGTGCAGAACCGCCCCTTCCAGGCGGCGGGAGACCAGCGTTCCGTCCGGGTTGTAACCGCGATCGGAAAAGGCCTCGCGGATAACCGTCAGCCCCGCGGATTCCGCGATGTCTACGGCCACCCCGCCCGGCAGGAGCATGACGGGCAGATCACCGAAAGCCTTGATGCCCTCTACCACGGCCTGAGCCTGTTGCTTGTGATGGACAATCGCGTTGTAGAGCGCGCCATGCGGCTTGACATACTTAACCCGCGTGCCGGCCGCGCGCGCCAGGGCGTCCAGGGCACCGATCTGGTAAAGGGTCTCCGCGGCCAGCTCCGCCGGATCGTAGTCGATGAAGCGGCGGCCGAAGGCCGCTGGATCCCTGTAGCCGATGTGCGCGCCTACCGCTACCCCATTGTCCACGGCCGCCTTGACGGTTTGAGTAATGGAGAACGGGTCTCCGGCGTGGAAACCGGTGGCCACGTTGGCGGAGGAGACCATCTCCAGCATCGCCGCATCGTCGGCCACGGGATTGCCGGCGGTGGTCTCCCCAAGGTCAGCATTCAAATCAATAAAGGCCATAGCCGTCACTCCTCCGTACGTCACTTCAGCGTCACCGCCGCTCAGGCGCGGGACAAGCCAGGATTGTTCAACAATCTCAGGCCAGTGTAATAGTGATGCACGTCATTGTGAAGGGCAGCCTAGATACAGGCCACGCCCGCTACCCCCGCGAACCCCAGATACCCGCCGCCTACGCCACGGGCCAGCAAGCTGGCCACGCCCCCATACCGCTTACGCTAGCCAGCCTGGGAATCGCCCTATCCTCGTGCAGTTTTAGGCTATAGCTTGCGAGGAGTTGCCGGCAAACACCGCGTTAATGATAAAGATTCTTGATAGCATTTAGAGCATGAATAAACCCCGTTCATCGGTGCTATCTATCGCTACTGTTGCGGCAATGGTTATGGGCATACTCTCACTGGGTTGTGGCGCCAGCCTAGTCACGCCCGAATTGACGGGTACCGCGGTGGCCTCCGCCCAGCAAGCCCCGGCCTCGGGTGCTCGCGTGGTCTCACGCCAGCACATTGCTGGAAATTACTGGAAAATCCGGGTCTGGTCACCAGCCAACAAACGCGTAATAGTCAACAACGTCCTGCTTCCTGCCGGGGACCAACCCCGCTCAACCCTGTACCTCCTACCGGGACTTGAGGGCGGCATGCAGGGACAGAATTGGATCACCCACTCCGACGTGGAACAATTCTTCGCCGGGAAAAATGTCAACGTAGTCATGCCTTTGGGTGGCGCGCATTCCCTCTACACAGACTGGCAGCAGCGTGACCCTATTTTGGGCATCAACAAGTGGAACACGTACATGGCTGAAGAATTGCCATCTGTCATGGAACGCGAGTTCCACGGCAACGGACGCGACGCAATCGCCGGTTTATCCTCAACCGGCGCAGCCGCCCTAGATATTGCGGGGCACGCGCCACACCGGTTCAAGGCCGCCGCGTCATATTCCGGTTGCCCCATTCGGTCCAGCGGTTTTGGCCTGCCCGTATCCGCCGCCATGATGCTCTACGGCGGTGGCAATCCGCTAAACGCGTGGGGCATGCCTGGTTCCGATGCCTGGCGCGACCATGATCCGAATGCCAACCCGGCGCGGCTGCGTGGGGTCAATGTCTTCCTAGCATCCGCTTCAGGTACGCCAGGCCCCATTGACGGCCCGGTAAGCTCATCCCAGTGGGGTGGGCCGCGTGCCACGGAGATAGTTGCCAATGAGTGCACCAGGCTCTTCGCTCAGCGTGCCCGCGCGTACGGGGTCAACGTCAACCGTTACTACACCTCCACTGGTTCCCACAGCTTCCCACTGTTTGCCCATCAGCTCAAGGTCAGCTGGGCGCAGACGATTGCCCCTACGCTGGGCCTGAGCTAGCACCTGGACATCGGCTTTCCGCATCCGGCGCCCCTGGCCCGGGCAAGTCACCTACGGGCGCTTAAGAAGATGGCAGCACCGTCTCCCGCGAGGCGCGCAAAGCGCAACCCAGCTTTGCCCGCATGCACCGCCCGCACTGGGGGCGCAGGTGCACAACGACCCGCTAAACACGTACGTGGCTGCTATTTCGTCAGCCCCGTGGCCTGATTGATGGTCCAGGCGTACTCAAAAGCGCCCTGGCGCCACTTGGCGTAGCGGCCGGAGACGCCGCCGTGGCCGGCAACCATTTCGGTCTTGAGCAGGAACTCGCCGCCGGTGGCGGTGGCGCGCAGGCGGGCTATCCACTTGGCCGGCTCCACGTACAAAACCCGGGTGTCGTTGAGAGAGGTTATGGCCAGGATATTGGGATACTTCTTGGCCTCAACGTTTTCATAAGGCGCGTAGGAGGCCATGTAGTCATAGGCCTCCGGATCCTCGTACGGGTTGCCCCACTCATCCCACTCCGCCACGGTCAAGGGCAGCTCCGGCTTGGTCATGGAGGTCAGGGGATCCACGAAGGGCACCACGGCTTGGATGGCCTTGAACTTCTCCGGCGCCATGTTGGCTATAGCCCCCATGAGCAGGCCGCCGGCGGACCCGCCCTCCGCCACGAGCTGGCCATGCGTGGTCAGCCCGCGGG
Encoded here:
- a CDS encoding alpha/beta hydrolase yields the protein MNKPRSSVLSIATVAAMVMGILSLGCGASLVTPELTGTAVASAQQAPASGARVVSRQHIAGNYWKIRVWSPANKRVIVNNVLLPAGDQPRSTLYLLPGLEGGMQGQNWITHSDVEQFFAGKNVNVVMPLGGAHSLYTDWQQRDPILGINKWNTYMAEELPSVMEREFHGNGRDAIAGLSSTGAAALDIAGHAPHRFKAAASYSGCPIRSSGFGLPVSAAMMLYGGGNPLNAWGMPGSDAWRDHDPNANPARLRGVNVFLASASGTPGPIDGPVSSSQWGGPRATEIVANECTRLFAQRARAYGVNVNRYYTSTGSHSFPLFAHQLKVSWAQTIAPTLGLS
- a CDS encoding carboxyltransferase domain-containing protein; the protein is MRIHPVGTRALLLDLDGLDQVMAWHAALSQRPLKNQVDCIAAATTVLLTFEAPMSATAAAEHLKDFTPPAHRVEEPRTVDIDVLYDGEDLDEVAGLMGISREGVIDWHTSTTWTAAFGGFAPGFTYCVAADGKDARSVPRRSNPRTAVPAGAVGIAGEFSAVYPRTSPGGWQLLGRTSTPMWNSHAQPPALVQPGDRVRYRAVDSLPEFIDDDAAAQRTPPRLPRLRVEDAGLLTLYQDLGRPGRGDLGVSPSGAADRAAAATANIAVGNARGDTVLENIGGMTLTALTDTVIAVTGALCKVTLGGYPVHLARPILVTAGQTVRIHRAEAGMRSYVAVRGGIVADIELGSSATDVLSGLGPDPVKVGDVIGTMPFSRGNTDTQLSNPLRVRQEGRTTTAVLRCVAGPRDDWFAKGAAALTESTWTVSPDSNRVGLRFDAETVIERSREGELPSEGMVAGSIQVPPNGKPVVFMRDHAVTGGYPVIATVLDEDMDIAAQLPPGARVTFDLVGE
- a CDS encoding GntR family transcriptional regulator; translation: MLALTVASAIREAISDGDFQPGQQLSEIKISQRFECSRNTLREAFAMLHSEGLVERIKNRGVFIATPNADYVRDLYRARAAIEPSAVRWGEGIDSKALVELTRSAIAARDAGDAAEVSAINQRFHRALVAAIGSPTLDKTMGNLLAQMRLTFLLVLPEYPRIHDDHVDVNARVARLIDEGDREEAATLIRDSLLRTCRAILHYLP
- a CDS encoding acetyl/propionyl/methylcrotonyl-CoA carboxylase subunit alpha, with the translated sequence MAISTVLIANRGEIAVRIARVARDLGIKSIAVYSEADAGALHTVVADEAYALPGNSAGETYMNVPALLDIAVRAGADAVHPGYGFLSENSEFARTVIGAGLTWIGPSPEAIDLLGDKIAARRVAEEVGAPLAPGTSDPIDDWQEARTFAEEHGLPIAIKAAYGGGGRGLKVVDDLEAIEGAFNSAGREAMEAFGRAECYVEKFLTKPRHVEAQVLADNHGNVVVVGTRDCSTQRRFQKLIEEAPAPFLTDEQRASLISGARDICARSGYTGAGTVEFIVSEDGTISFLEVNTRVQVEHPVTEAVTGVDIIAEQFRIAAGEPLSITEDPAAHGHAFEFRINAEDILNGFAPCPGTVVSFEPPTGPGIRVDAAVRSGSIVPPYYDSLIAKLVVWGPTREVAITRARQALKEFEITGVRTVLPFHRDMLDNPVLAADGESFGVYTDWVDQNWRAPALAGGDHVEAIYSKRQTMAIEIDGKLHTLGLPVELLAAASSAGGAAPAGQDAGGGNGAAGEGAVSSPYEGNLIAWDVEDGAEVVQGQEIATIEAMKMESKIKAPASGTLKIEVEAGQRVNPDTVIATIG
- a CDS encoding LamB/YcsF family protein → MAFIDLNADLGETTAGNPVADDAAMLEMVSSANVATGFHAGDPFSITQTVKAAVDNGVAVGAHIGYRDPAAFGRRFIDYDPAELAAETLYQIGALDALARAAGTRVKYVKPHGALYNAIVHHKQQAQAVVEGIKAFGDLPVMLLPGGVAVDIAESAGLTVIREAFSDRGYNPDGTLVSRRLEGAVLHDPQAVVERVLQIADNGSITAIDGTVLSVDAQSVCTHGDSPGAVEMLRGVVAKLAEEGVEIRSFA